One part of the Symphalangus syndactylus isolate Jambi chromosome 1, NHGRI_mSymSyn1-v2.1_pri, whole genome shotgun sequence genome encodes these proteins:
- the SLC22A18 gene encoding solute carrier family 22 member 18 isoform X1, with protein sequence MQGAWAPRDQGQSPGRMSTLGRSSVILLTYMLAAIELTCLFMQFSVMPYLSRELGLDSIAFGYLQTTFGVLQLLGGPVFGRFADQRGARAALTLSFLAALALYLLLTAASSPALPGVYLLFASRLPGALMHTLPAAQMVITDLSAPEERPAALGRLGLCFGVGVILGSLLGGTLVSTYGIQCPAILAALATLLGAVLSFTCIPASTKGAKTDSQTPLPGGPRASVFDLKAIASLLRLPDVPRIFLIKVASNFPTGLFMVMFSIISMDFFQLEAAQAGYLMSFFGLLQMVTQGLVIGQLSSHFSEEALLRASVLVFIVVGLAMAWMSSVFHFCLLVPGLVFSLCTLNVVTDSMLTKAVSTSDTGTMLGLCASVQPLLRTLGPTVGGLLYRSFGVPVFGHVQVAINALVLLVLWRTPMPQRKDKVR encoded by the exons ATGCAGGGAGCTTGGGCTCCCAGGGACCAGGGCCAGTCCCCCGGCAGGATGAGCACTCTAGGCCGGTCCTCGGTCATCCTGCTCACCTACATGCTGGCCGCCATAGAACTTACCTGCCTCTTCATGCAGTTCTCCGTCATGCCA TACCTGTCTCGGGAACTGGGCCTGGATTCCATTGCCTTCGGCTACCTGCAAACCACCTTCGGAGTGCTGCAGCTGCTGGGCGGGCCGGTGTTTGGCag GTTCGCAGACCAGCGCGGAGCGCGAGCGGCGCTCACGCTCTCCTTCCTGGCTGCCTTGGCGCTCTACCTGCTCCTGACGGCCGCCTCCAGCCCGGCCCTGCCCGGGGTCTACCTGCTCTTCGCCTCGCGCCTGCCCGGAGCGCTCATGCACACGCTGCCAG CCGCCCAGATGGTCATCACGGACCTGTCGGCACCCGAGGAGCGGCCCGCGGCCCTGGGCCGGCTGGGCCTCTGCTTCGGCGTCGGAGTCATCCTCGGCTCCCTGCTGGGCGGGACCCTGGTCTCCACGTACGG GATTCAGTGCCCGGCCATCCTGGCTGCCCTGGCCACCCTCCTGGGCGCTGTCCTCAGCTTCACCTGCATCCCCGCCAGCACCAAAGGGGCCAAAACTGACTCCCAGACTCCACTGCCAG GCGGCCCCCGGGCCAGTGTGTTTGACCTGAAGGCCATCGCCTCCCTGCTGCGGCTGCCAGATGTCCCGAGGATCTTCCTGATCAAGGTGGCCTCCAACTTCCCCACAG GGCTCTTCATGGTCATGttctccatcatctccatggACTTCTTCCAGCTGGAGGCCGCCCAAGCTGGCTACCTCATGTCCTTCTTCGGGCTCCTCCAGATG GTGACCCAGGGCCTGGTCATTGGGCAGCTGAGCAGCCACTTCTCGGAGGAGGCGCTGCTCCGGGCCAGCGTGCTGGTCTTCATCGTGGTGGGCCTGGCCATG GCCTGGATGTCCAGCGTCttccacttctgcctcctggtgCCCGGCCTGGTGTTCAGCCTCTGCACCCTCAACGTGGTCACCGACAGCATGCTGACCAAGGCTGTCTCCACCTCGGACACAG GGACCATGCTGGGCCTCTGCGCCTCTGTACAACCACTGCTCCGAACTCTGGGACCCACGGTCGGTGGCCTCCTCTACCGCAGCTTTGGCGTCCCCGTCTTCGGCCACGTGCAGGTTGCTATCAATGCCCTTGTCCTCCTGGTCCTCTGGAGGACACCTATGCCCCAGAGGAAGGACAAAGTCCGGTGA
- the SLC22A18 gene encoding solute carrier family 22 member 18 isoform X2 has product MQGAWAPRDQGQSPGRMSTLGRSSVILLTYMLAAIELTCLFMQFSVMPYLSRELGLDSIAFGYLQTTFGVLQLLGGPVFGRFADQRGARAALTLSFLAALALYLLLTAASSPALPGVYLLFASRLPGALMHTLPAAQMVITDLSAPEERPAALGRLGLCFGVGVILGSLLGGTLVSTYGIQCPAILAALATLLGAVLSFTCIPASTKGAKTDSQTPLPGGPRASVFDLKAIASLLRLPDVPRIFLIKVASNFPTGLFMVMFSIISMDFFQLEAAQAGYLMSFFGLLQMAWMSSVFHFCLLVPGLVFSLCTLNVVTDSMLTKAVSTSDTGTMLGLCASVQPLLRTLGPTVGGLLYRSFGVPVFGHVQVAINALVLLVLWRTPMPQRKDKVR; this is encoded by the exons ATGCAGGGAGCTTGGGCTCCCAGGGACCAGGGCCAGTCCCCCGGCAGGATGAGCACTCTAGGCCGGTCCTCGGTCATCCTGCTCACCTACATGCTGGCCGCCATAGAACTTACCTGCCTCTTCATGCAGTTCTCCGTCATGCCA TACCTGTCTCGGGAACTGGGCCTGGATTCCATTGCCTTCGGCTACCTGCAAACCACCTTCGGAGTGCTGCAGCTGCTGGGCGGGCCGGTGTTTGGCag GTTCGCAGACCAGCGCGGAGCGCGAGCGGCGCTCACGCTCTCCTTCCTGGCTGCCTTGGCGCTCTACCTGCTCCTGACGGCCGCCTCCAGCCCGGCCCTGCCCGGGGTCTACCTGCTCTTCGCCTCGCGCCTGCCCGGAGCGCTCATGCACACGCTGCCAG CCGCCCAGATGGTCATCACGGACCTGTCGGCACCCGAGGAGCGGCCCGCGGCCCTGGGCCGGCTGGGCCTCTGCTTCGGCGTCGGAGTCATCCTCGGCTCCCTGCTGGGCGGGACCCTGGTCTCCACGTACGG GATTCAGTGCCCGGCCATCCTGGCTGCCCTGGCCACCCTCCTGGGCGCTGTCCTCAGCTTCACCTGCATCCCCGCCAGCACCAAAGGGGCCAAAACTGACTCCCAGACTCCACTGCCAG GCGGCCCCCGGGCCAGTGTGTTTGACCTGAAGGCCATCGCCTCCCTGCTGCGGCTGCCAGATGTCCCGAGGATCTTCCTGATCAAGGTGGCCTCCAACTTCCCCACAG GGCTCTTCATGGTCATGttctccatcatctccatggACTTCTTCCAGCTGGAGGCCGCCCAAGCTGGCTACCTCATGTCCTTCTTCGGGCTCCTCCAGATG GCCTGGATGTCCAGCGTCttccacttctgcctcctggtgCCCGGCCTGGTGTTCAGCCTCTGCACCCTCAACGTGGTCACCGACAGCATGCTGACCAAGGCTGTCTCCACCTCGGACACAG GGACCATGCTGGGCCTCTGCGCCTCTGTACAACCACTGCTCCGAACTCTGGGACCCACGGTCGGTGGCCTCCTCTACCGCAGCTTTGGCGTCCCCGTCTTCGGCCACGTGCAGGTTGCTATCAATGCCCTTGTCCTCCTGGTCCTCTGGAGGACACCTATGCCCCAGAGGAAGGACAAAGTCCGGTGA
- the PHLDA2 gene encoding pleckstrin homology-like domain family A member 2: MKSPDEVLREGELEKRSDSLFQLWKKKRGVLTSDRLSLFPASPRARPKELRFHSILKVDCVERTGKYVYFTIVTTDHKEIDFRCAGESCWNAAIALALIDFQNRRALQDFRSRQERNAPAALAAPAEAAVAAAPAELSEPTRPSPQPKPRTP, from the coding sequence ATGAAGTCCCCCGACGAGGTGCTACGCGAGGGCGAGCTGGAGAAGCGCAGCGACAGCCTCTTCCAGCTATGGAAGAAGAAGCGCGGCGTGCTCACCTCCGACCGCCTGAGCCTGTTCCCTGCCAGCCCCCGCGCCCGCCCCAAGGAGCTGCGCTTCCACTCCATCCTCAAGGTGGACTGCGTGGAGCGCACGGGCAAGTACGTGTACTTCACCATCGTCACCACCGACCACAAGGAGATCGACTTCCGCTGCGCGGGCGAGAGCTGCTGGAACGCGGCCATCGCGCTGGCGCTCATCGATTTCCAGAACCGCCGCGCCCTGCAGGACTTTCGCAGCCGCCAGGAACGCAACGCACCCGCCGCGCTCGCCGCACCCGCCGAGGCCGCCGTGGCCGCCGCACCCGCCGAGCTCTCGGAGCCCACCAGGCCATCCCCGCAGCCCAAACCCCGCACGCCATGA